The sequence TTTTAATATTGTATATTTCACCATTTGTAAATCTGCATAAATAAACAGGTTTATTATATTTTGCTTTTAAGTTTTCTATAAATACAGAACAAGCTTTTTCTACATTTGCATCATAGGGCTTCTTATTAACCACAACTATTTTGTCAGCTCTTTTTATTTCTTCTATTGATTCTCTCAATGGTCCTGCTGGCAATAATTGATTATTTCCAAATTTTTTATTGCAATCTATAACAAGGATATTAAGATCTCTTTCCAGCTTAATGTGCTGAAATCCATCATCAAGAATAAGAACTTCAGCCCCGAAGTTCTCTATAGCATGTTTGCCAGAATTAATTCTGCTTTTACCTGTTAAAACAGCCACATCTTGTAATTTTGTTGCCATTAAATATGGCTCATCTCCTGCATCATGAGGAGCATGATAAATGGTTTTGCCATCACTAATTACATTTATTGCTTTGGTTGGAAGTTGTCCTCCATAGCCATGACTTAGTATAGCTGTATTTTTATTAAGATAATTTTGGATATAATTAGCAATTTCAATAGTTAAAGGAGTCTTGCCAGTTCCACCTGTCGTTAAATTGCCTATAGATATAACAAAGGCTGGCAATTTGGTTTTTTTTAGAATATCTTTACTATACAAAAAATTTCTTATATTAGAGCCAGCGTGATATAGCACTGAAATACCTGATAATAACCCTTTAAGAGCTTTTTCTTTATAATTTAAAGATTCTGAATAATGGATTTTATTTAAAAATCTTTTCATATTGCAGTACTAAAATAAAAGTCTGAATAGTAAAAATCTTTTATTTAATTTATTGGAGAATAGTTTCAAGTTTTCTGATATTTCTGAGGAATCGTTTAAAATTTCTTTTAAATTATCTTTTTCTTCAGTATTTAAACTGTTAACATTATCCAGAGTGACTGATAATTTAGATAATGAATCATTAAGATTGACTAAAGTGCTATCAAGCTTGCCTTTTAATTCCTGATCCTGAGTTATATTATTTATATAACTTGTTATTTCAGATAAATCTTGAGCTGAATTATTAACCAGAGCAAGGGTTTCTTTGAGCGTTGGATCTTCAAGCATTTCTGAGATACTTGAGGCTGATTTTTGAATCGATTTAGTGGTAGATAGTAGGCTATTTTTGACTTCAGGATCACCGACAATATTATTTATATTATCTGCTAAAACCACCATTTTACCAGATAAATCCTGCGCAAGTGTGGAAATATTATCTATCTCTGTTTTGGAACTTCTTAAAAGTTCTGTTGCCAGGCTAAGAGTCGATGTTGCTTCTTTAGATAAATGCTTTGTATTCTTTAAAATTGTTTTTAAATCATCAATTGATTCTTCAGAGAGCAATGAGTTAATTTTATCATTAGTTTCCTGTAATGCTATGGCTGACTCAAGTTGTACATCGAAAAACTTCTTAAGTCTAATAGGTTCAACGATTGTGTATTTACCGTTAGCTGAAATTTGAGCAATAATATCTTTTGGTGGTGTTAGCCTGAGTACGTATTTATTATTCGGATTACTTGCTGATAAGGTTTTTAAACTAGCAATTGA comes from Candidatus Melainabacteria bacterium RIFOXYA2_FULL_32_9 and encodes:
- a CDS encoding tetraacyldisaccharide 4'-kinase, giving the protein MKRFLNKIHYSESLNYKEKALKGLLSGISVLYHAGSNIRNFLYSKDILKKTKLPAFVISIGNLTTGGTGKTPLTIEIANYIQNYLNKNTAILSHGYGGQLPTKAINVISDGKTIYHAPHDAGDEPYLMATKLQDVAVLTGKSRINSGKHAIENFGAEVLILDDGFQHIKLERDLNILVIDCNKKFGNNQLLPAGPLRESIEEIKRADKIVVVNKKPYDANVEKACSVFIENLKAKYNKPVYLCRFTNGEIYNIKTSEVLNSPVRAYAITGIAQPEFFFNYLQKQNIDVAISKEFTDHHLYTRDDLKNIFTEAKKLEIEAIITTEKDAVKLASIIDKVETEIPIFALKLDIEIDLSNLVISIT